Proteins encoded by one window of Lathyrus oleraceus cultivar Zhongwan6 chromosome 1, CAAS_Psat_ZW6_1.0, whole genome shotgun sequence:
- the LOC127105772 gene encoding uncharacterized protein LOC127105772: protein MVEYLRDNPEKVIEEVDRTRGAHARFEFLSNIYVTEIQRAEQADGDAKQAWILQHFPHIAGWASMPEYTKIMSRVSVFIPLRGNQAIDPFRVYLDHLVVEDVHFNNYVDHRQTGSFDEIILYSGWLLCGSRFTAPHLPERVMWQFGYKEARDTIAENDWSYVEGYTKWFFKVSHPYMVHAALEDPSRPAYQEILENE, encoded by the exons ATGGTAGAGTATCTGAGGGATAATCCAGAGAAGGTGATTGAGGAAGTGGATAGGACCAGGGGTGCTCATGCTAGATTTGAGTTCCTGAGCAACATCTATGTGACTGAGATCCAGAGAGCAGAGCAGGCTGATGGTGATGCTAAGCAG GCTTGGATCCTCCAACACTTCCCGCACATCGCTGGATGGGCGAGTATGCCTGAGTACACTAAGATTATGTCGCGCGTTAGTGTTTTTATCCCGCTCAGAGGGAACCAGGCGATTGATCCTTTCAGAGTCTATCTTGACCATTTGGTTGTTGAGGACGTGCACTTCAACAACTACGTTGATCACCGCCAAACGGGGTCATTTGATGAGATAATATTATACTCTGGATGGTTGCTCTGCGGATCGCGTTTCACTGCTCCTCATCTGCCCGAGCGTGTCATGTGGCAATTCGGCTACA AGGAGGCACGAGATACCATAGCTGAGAACGACTGGAGCTACGTCGAAGGGTACACCAAATGGTTCTTCAAGGTATCACATCCATACATGGTGCATGCTGCTCTAGAAGATCCGTCGAGACCAGCTTATCAGGAGATACTAGAGAATGAGTAG